In Streptococcus respiraculi, one DNA window encodes the following:
- a CDS encoding acyl carrier protein has product MAVFEKVQAIIVEELGKEAEEVTLTTTFDDLDADSLDLFQVISEIEDEFDIQIESEEGLNTVGDLVAYVEGQTK; this is encoded by the coding sequence ATGGCAGTATTTGAAAAAGTACAAGCAATTATCGTAGAAGAACTTGGTAAGGAAGCAGAAGAAGTAACCCTTACAACAACATTTGACGATTTAGATGCAGATTCATTGGATCTTTTCCAAGTGATTTCAGAAATCGAAGATGAATTTGATATTCAAATTGAATCTGAAGAAGGCTTGAATACAGTAGGTGACTTGGTAGCTTACGTGGAAGGGCAAACAAAATAA
- a CDS encoding beta-ketoacyl-ACP synthase III: MTTFAKISQVAHYAPVQVIENDDLAQLMDTSDEWIASRTGIRRRHITKDEETSDLATKVAHQLLEKSGYAPETIEFIIVATITPDSAMPSTAARVQASIGAHQAFAYDLVAACSGFVFALSTAEKLIASGRYQRGMVIGAETLSKTLDWSDRSTAVLFGDGAGGVLLEATDQPHFLGELHRTDGSRGSDLQSGVLGLSSPFSEAGERKPYLKMEGRAIFEFAVRDVTKTLQDLLANQGLSDEDVDYYLLHQANRRILEKMAKKLGSDLAKFPANMAEYGNTSAASIPILLSECVEQGKIFLDGSQTLVISGFGGGLTWGAILLKL; encoded by the coding sequence ATGACGACCTTTGCAAAAATCAGCCAGGTGGCGCATTATGCCCCCGTACAAGTCATTGAAAATGATGATTTAGCGCAGCTGATGGATACGAGTGACGAATGGATTGCATCGCGAACAGGCATCCGCAGACGCCATATCACGAAGGATGAAGAAACCAGTGACTTGGCAACCAAAGTCGCACACCAGCTCTTGGAAAAAAGTGGCTATGCTCCAGAGACGATTGAGTTTATCATCGTTGCGACGATAACCCCTGATTCGGCTATGCCGTCGACGGCGGCGCGTGTTCAGGCGAGTATCGGTGCACATCAAGCCTTTGCCTACGACTTGGTTGCAGCTTGCTCGGGCTTTGTCTTTGCCTTATCAACCGCTGAGAAGTTGATTGCCTCAGGACGTTATCAAAGAGGAATGGTAATTGGGGCAGAAACCCTGTCAAAAACTCTTGACTGGTCAGACAGAAGTACGGCTGTTCTCTTTGGAGACGGTGCAGGTGGTGTCTTACTAGAAGCGACTGATCAACCGCATTTTCTCGGTGAACTTCATCGAACAGATGGCAGCAGAGGGAGCGATTTACAGTCAGGTGTCCTAGGGTTGTCCTCGCCCTTTTCAGAGGCAGGAGAAAGGAAGCCGTATCTGAAAATGGAGGGGCGCGCGATTTTTGAATTTGCGGTTCGGGATGTGACTAAGACCTTGCAAGACTTGCTTGCTAATCAGGGTTTGTCAGACGAGGATGTCGATTATTATTTGCTTCATCAGGCCAATCGGCGGATTTTGGAAAAAATGGCCAAGAAATTGGGGAGCGACCTAGCTAAATTTCCAGCCAATATGGCAGAATATGGCAACACCAGTGCAGCTAGCATTCCGATTTTACTTTCGGAATGTGTGGAGCAGGGAAAGATTTTTCTTGATGGTAGCCAAACACTTGTTATAAGTGGCTTTGGTGGTGGTCTGACATGGGGAGCAATCCTCTTAAAACTTTAG